Proteins found in one Candidatus Krumholzibacteriia bacterium genomic segment:
- a CDS encoding single-stranded DNA-binding protein — protein MAGVNKAIVVGNLGRDPEMRTTQNGNQIATFSVATSRQYNDRDGQRQEETEWHRIVAFGRLAEICGQYLHKGKQVYIEGRLQTRNWDDKETGQKRYMTEIVAQEMQMLSRGGEAPSGDSGDFGNQSQAAQSGSSAPAPAGADDDDLPF, from the coding sequence ATGGCTGGAGTGAACAAAGCCATCGTCGTGGGCAATCTGGGACGCGACCCGGAGATGAGGACCACGCAGAACGGCAACCAGATCGCGACGTTCAGCGTGGCGACGAGCCGTCAGTACAACGACCGCGACGGCCAGCGGCAGGAAGAGACGGAGTGGCACCGCATCGTCGCCTTCGGCCGACTGGCCGAGATCTGCGGCCAGTACCTGCACAAGGGCAAGCAGGTGTACATCGAGGGCCGTCTGCAGACCCGGAACTGGGACGACAAGGAGACCGGTCAGAAGCGCTACATGACCGAGATCGTCGCCCAGGAGATGCAGATGCTCAGCCGCGGCGGCGAGGCTCCGTCGGGAGACTCCGGCGACTTCGGCAACCAGAGCCAGGCCGCTCAGAGTGGCAGCAGCGCGCCTGCTCCGGCCGGTGCCGACGACGACGACCTGCCCTTCTGA